A genomic segment from Candidatus Baltobacteraceae bacterium encodes:
- a CDS encoding retroviral-like aspartic protease family protein, with protein sequence MLGVLLVAAAPAAVPTSSILGVFDARKSALAQLGQHEPQSIEMTGTLNGYALDGTFHSWHDGESDRFVQELGVRDEQTLRVGDREYAIDSSGDVRELRGLLSQRQKTEDFIDSGEFLNRPQYSTLIGPAALPDGRAVVQVLVQPPGGEAETVSLDARTSMIDRLSFADDDGTSTIDFYDYRAVHGALVAYKRVDSNGDHAYDVTETTTDVRVDKPIPATVFAVPASVQIQTDRPITVPLARRAGHYYAQVTIHGHDYQFLVDTGAQGVVIDSRVAAELVLMPAGRLEVSGATRTGGLGIAPLGSIGIGSARLPVRVVSVLDLNSATNGAFPIDGILGYPFFAESEVRIDPDRLTMTIGKPGSLPALGAKFDVDVDRQLAEISGTIDGVTGRFVVDTGNSTELLVFQPFLRKHVGLISYAGHSQIPNFGIGGSMNAVGAIVNELDLGPFRFFNRNANMMLTSSGAFADKFDAGNIGMGTMQNFISTFDLANNALYFERGAGFDDGRYRPVTE encoded by the coding sequence TTGCTCGGCGTACTGCTCGTGGCTGCGGCGCCCGCAGCGGTGCCGACCTCCAGCATCCTCGGCGTCTTCGACGCTCGCAAGAGCGCGTTAGCGCAACTCGGTCAGCACGAGCCGCAATCCATCGAGATGACCGGCACGCTCAACGGGTACGCGCTCGACGGCACGTTCCACAGCTGGCACGACGGAGAGAGCGATCGTTTCGTGCAAGAGCTCGGCGTTCGCGACGAACAAACGCTGCGCGTCGGCGATCGCGAGTATGCGATCGATTCGAGCGGCGACGTACGCGAACTGCGCGGGTTGCTCTCGCAGCGTCAAAAGACCGAAGACTTCATCGACTCGGGCGAGTTCTTAAATCGGCCGCAGTACTCCACGTTGATCGGCCCCGCTGCGCTGCCGGACGGCCGCGCCGTCGTGCAGGTTTTGGTGCAGCCGCCGGGCGGCGAGGCCGAAACCGTCTCTCTCGACGCGCGCACGTCGATGATCGATCGCCTGAGTTTTGCCGACGACGACGGCACCTCCACCATCGACTTCTACGATTATCGCGCGGTTCACGGCGCGCTCGTTGCCTACAAACGCGTCGACTCGAACGGGGATCACGCATACGACGTGACCGAGACGACGACCGACGTGCGCGTGGATAAACCGATCCCGGCGACGGTGTTCGCGGTACCGGCCAGCGTCCAGATTCAAACCGACCGTCCGATTACGGTGCCGCTCGCGCGACGAGCCGGACACTATTACGCGCAAGTGACGATCCACGGCCACGACTACCAATTCTTGGTAGACACCGGCGCGCAAGGTGTGGTCATCGATTCGCGCGTTGCGGCCGAACTCGTGCTGATGCCGGCCGGCCGGCTCGAAGTCTCGGGCGCGACGCGCACCGGGGGCCTGGGCATCGCGCCGCTCGGAAGCATCGGCATCGGCTCGGCCCGGCTGCCCGTGCGCGTCGTCAGCGTTCTCGATCTCAACAGCGCGACCAACGGTGCCTTTCCAATCGACGGCATTCTCGGCTACCCGTTCTTTGCCGAGTCCGAGGTGCGCATCGATCCCGACCGGCTCACGATGACGATCGGAAAGCCCGGCTCGCTGCCGGCGCTCGGCGCCAAGTTCGATGTGGACGTCGATCGCCAACTCGCCGAGATCTCGGGAACGATCGATGGCGTGACCGGGCGCTTCGTCGTTGACACCGGAAACTCGACCGAGCTGCTCGTCTTCCAACCGTTCTTACGAAAACACGTCGGCCTAATCTCGTACGCGGGACACTCGCAGATTCCGAACTTCGGTATCGGCGGTTCGATGAACGCCGTCGGTGCGATCGTTAACGAACTCGATCTGGGACCGTTCCGGTTCTTCAATCGGAATGCGAACATGATGCTGACGAGTTCGGGTGCCTTCGCCGATAAGTTCGATGCCGGCAACATCGGCATGGGGACGATGCAGAATTTCATCAGCACCTTCGACCTAGCGAACAACGCGCTGTATTTCGAGCGCGGAGCCGGCTTCGACGATGGCCGGTACCGCCCGGTAACCGAGTAA
- the fliP gene encoding flagellar type III secretion system pore protein FliP (The bacterial flagellar biogenesis protein FliP forms a type III secretion system (T3SS)-type pore required for flagellar assembly.), which produces MDGLLRIAGHVHGALPLDVLAGLTVLSVAPFLLVMCTAFVRIVVVLSLVRSAIGAAALPPNAVLTGVALVLTLVIMAPTMNRISREAVQPYSVGRISQAQFLDRAVAPLRTFMLRQTRSSDVALFSRVARREPERSESAPMYVIIPAFVVGELRDAFAIGFALYLPFVAIDLAVASILMGLGMFMLSPPVISLPAKLLLFVMVDGWALVCGGVVSSFR; this is translated from the coding sequence ATGGATGGACTGTTGCGGATTGCGGGGCACGTGCATGGGGCGCTTCCGTTGGATGTGTTGGCGGGATTGACGGTGCTTTCGGTGGCGCCGTTTTTGCTGGTGATGTGTACGGCGTTCGTGCGGATCGTGGTGGTGCTCTCGCTCGTGCGCTCGGCGATTGGGGCGGCGGCGCTGCCGCCGAATGCGGTTTTGACCGGCGTGGCGCTCGTGTTGACGCTCGTGATTATGGCGCCGACGATGAATCGGATTTCGCGCGAGGCGGTGCAGCCGTATTCGGTGGGGCGGATTTCGCAGGCGCAGTTTTTGGATCGGGCGGTAGCGCCGCTGCGGACGTTTATGCTGCGGCAGACACGCTCGTCGGACGTTGCGCTGTTCTCGCGGGTTGCGCGGCGGGAGCCGGAGCGGAGTGAGTCGGCGCCGATGTACGTGATTATTCCGGCGTTTGTGGTTGGGGAGTTGCGGGATGCGTTTGCGATCGGGTTCGCGCTCTACCTGCCGTTCGTCGCGATCGACTTGGCGGTGGCTTCGATCTTAATGGGGCTCGGAATGTTCATGCTGAGTCCACCGGTGATCTCGCTGCCCGCCAAGCTGCTGCTCTTCGTGATGGTCGACGGGTGGGCGCTCGTCTGCGGAGGCGTGGTCTCCAGCTTTAGATAA
- the fliN gene encoding flagellar motor switch protein FliN — protein MAAEQHNNGIDRQNLDLLMNVPLQVTAELGKCKMSVADILKLATGSIVELDRLAGGPVDLLVNNKLVARGEVVAIDENFGVRVTELIQKPTG, from the coding sequence ATGGCAGCAGAACAGCACAACAACGGGATCGATCGGCAGAACTTGGATCTGCTGATGAACGTCCCTTTGCAAGTCACGGCCGAACTCGGAAAATGTAAGATGTCGGTTGCCGACATCCTCAAGCTTGCGACCGGCTCGATCGTCGAACTCGATCGCCTCGCCGGTGGGCCCGTGGATCTGCTCGTTAACAACAAGCTCGTGGCGCGGGGAGAGGTTGTTGCCATCGACGAGAACTTTGGCGTGCGCGTTACGGAGCTGATTCAGAAACCGACTGGGTAG
- a CDS encoding FliM/FliN family flagellar motor C-terminal domain-containing protein, which yields MMVLTFDTQRERAGGRRIRRARFEPRSSLPIAAACVVANGIRETLGSLLQGPVVVRLLEPRLPGPGAWTAIAAGARCFRVCGPIAAAAFVLRPNDALALACCAFGESPDAPRDLSTIEDRVLTRAIGALTSTLAPVCDARDGAAAEPVDELRGYTTYFEVLLERPVAARIGIALSRDPIPTGSARLQPSDLLDLEVEISAEFARGTISGSAMLALHPGGEVPMTTKVAELGTLKVGGTIVARGECGAIAGRYALLVRDGLGGR from the coding sequence ATGATGGTTCTCACGTTCGATACGCAACGCGAACGCGCCGGCGGCCGCCGCATTCGCCGGGCGCGATTCGAACCGCGCTCGTCGCTTCCGATAGCGGCGGCATGCGTGGTCGCAAACGGCATCCGCGAAACGCTCGGATCGCTGCTGCAAGGACCGGTTGTCGTGCGCTTGCTCGAACCGCGACTTCCCGGCCCCGGCGCCTGGACCGCCATCGCCGCCGGTGCGCGCTGCTTTCGCGTCTGCGGACCGATCGCCGCCGCCGCCTTCGTCCTGCGTCCGAACGACGCACTCGCGCTTGCATGCTGCGCGTTCGGCGAGTCGCCCGACGCTCCGCGCGATCTCTCGACGATCGAAGATCGCGTCCTCACCCGTGCGATCGGCGCCTTAACGAGCACGCTCGCGCCGGTCTGCGACGCGCGCGACGGCGCCGCAGCCGAGCCGGTCGATGAGCTGCGCGGCTACACCACCTACTTCGAAGTCTTGCTCGAACGGCCGGTCGCCGCGCGCATCGGCATCGCACTCTCGCGCGACCCTATCCCAACGGGCTCGGCCCGGCTCCAACCGTCGGATCTGCTCGATCTCGAAGTGGAGATCAGCGCGGAGTTCGCCCGGGGAACGATCTCCGGCTCGGCCATGCTCGCCTTACATCCGGGGGGCGAGGTGCCGATGACCACAAAGGTGGCCGAACTTGGCACACTTAAGGTGGGTGGAACGATTGTGGCGCGCGGTGAGTGTGGCGCAATCGCCGGCCGGTACGCACTTCTCGTACGCGACGGTCTTGGGGGTCGGTGA
- the metF gene encoding methylenetetrahydrofolate reductase [NAD(P)H], which translates to MRISDALTAVRPFFSFEFFPPRSDEAHAQLLETLQALRAFRPAFVSVTYGAGGSTRAKTVDLAREIRDGLGLNFMAHVTCVGNSRAELRALFNDLEAAGIENVMALRGDPPRGSAAFVPVENGFAYASELVAMLRRTYGFCVGGACYPEKHVEAPDAATDLAHLVEKVRAGAEFLVTQFFFDNDKYFAFVQRARDAGISVPILPGIMPITNYAQIARMAAMGGGTIPPKLRVELDARADQPKAVEDLGVAYAALQCADLLARGAPGIHFYTLNRSPATRAIVSSLLAATAWQNSFRPAATTLW; encoded by the coding sequence ATGCGTATTAGCGACGCGCTGACCGCGGTACGGCCGTTCTTTTCCTTCGAGTTCTTTCCGCCGCGCAGCGACGAGGCGCACGCGCAGCTGCTCGAAACGCTGCAGGCGTTGCGCGCTTTTCGGCCGGCCTTCGTTTCGGTCACCTATGGGGCCGGCGGCTCGACGCGGGCCAAGACGGTGGATCTGGCGCGCGAGATCCGCGACGGGCTCGGGCTGAACTTCATGGCGCACGTGACGTGCGTCGGCAATTCGCGCGCCGAGTTGCGAGCGCTCTTTAACGATCTCGAAGCGGCCGGTATCGAGAACGTCATGGCGCTGCGCGGCGATCCGCCGCGCGGGAGCGCGGCGTTCGTGCCGGTCGAGAACGGGTTTGCGTACGCGAGCGAACTGGTCGCGATGCTGCGCCGGACGTACGGGTTTTGCGTCGGCGGCGCGTGTTACCCCGAGAAGCACGTGGAGGCGCCGGACGCGGCGACCGATCTCGCGCATCTGGTGGAGAAGGTTCGCGCCGGCGCCGAATTCTTGGTAACGCAGTTTTTCTTCGACAACGATAAATATTTCGCGTTCGTGCAACGCGCGCGCGACGCGGGCATCTCGGTGCCGATTTTGCCGGGGATCATGCCGATTACCAACTACGCGCAAATCGCGCGGATGGCGGCGATGGGCGGCGGAACGATCCCTCCGAAATTGCGGGTGGAGCTCGACGCGCGCGCGGATCAGCCCAAGGCCGTTGAGGATCTCGGGGTGGCGTACGCGGCGCTGCAGTGCGCCGATCTCTTGGCGCGCGGCGCGCCGGGTATTCATTTCTACACGCTCAACCGATCGCCGGCAACGCGCGCGATCGTGAGTTCGCTGCTGGCCGCGACCGCCTGGCAGAATTCGTTTCGTCCCGCCGCCACCACGCTTTGGTAG